From Candidatus Zixiibacteriota bacterium:
GCCCCGGCGCGTGGGCACTCCAGGGGAGACGACCTCGTGCGTGTCGGTTCTTCATCGCGACGGTCTGTGTTCTCCCCGTGACCGTTCTGATTGCCATCGCGCTCCCGGTCGCGGCAACCGAACCGACCGCAGCCGCAGACAACTCTACGGAAGCGACTTCACCGCAGCGCGACCTGATCGCCTTTCTGGTTGCCGCCGGCGAAGATGCCCTGGCGCACGAGCGTTATGGCGAAGCTCAGGAGCGCTTCGCGGCGGCGTTGCGACTGGATTGGAACCAGCCCCGGGCGTTTGCCCTGCTGCAACAGACACGGACGGCACGGGAGTCGGCCCTGCGACGTTGGGAGAATGAGGCACGGTCGGCCGAGGCACGGCGTGATTATTCCGGTGCCGCGGCTCTCTACGGCAAAGTCATGGCGGAGGACTTGACGCGGCACGAGCTGGCGACCGCATTGGCCCGCGTGCAGCGTCGCGGCCGTGCGGCGCAGTTCGTGCGCCACGGGCTGGAGAAGTTCATCGCGGATGACTTCAGCGGCGCCCAACTCGATTTCGAGCAGGCCTTGGCGATCTGTCCGGATGACACGGTGGCCGCCGGATACCGGCATCGTGCCATGCAGAATGTCGTCCAGAGTGCCGGGCTGGCCGAACTCCGAGCGGACTCCGTCGCGTGGACCAAGTACCTGGATGCGCTCCAGAGGTTTCGCGATGGCGACCTGGCGTCCGCCGAGCAACTGTGGAACGATGTTCTCGCCAAGTACCCCGGCAATGCCCAGGTGCGCTCGAACCTGGAACAGATCCGTCGTCGGCTGGACGCTGACCGCGTGGCCGCGACAGAGTAATACAGTTCTTGTCCGTCGGGCTTCGGTTTTTTGCTGTCTCTGTGCACAGCGATGATGCTGCGCCGCCCCATGACTGAGCACTTTGCGGCCTTTCCCGCGGCCCTGGATGTCTTGGATGACATCCGCGAGTTCGTCCGCGCCGCGCTCTGGGAGACCCCGCTGGATCGTCAGGCCGCCTCCGGGCTCCTGTTGGCGGTCGAGGAAGCGGTCACGAATGTGATTCGCCATGGGTATCTGTTCGGCCCCGGTCGCATTCACATTCGCATCCGGCACACGCCGCATGCGGTTCAGATTCAGATGACCGACACGGGACGCCCCTATGAAGCCGGGGGACGGCCGGAGACCGATCTCCATGCCTTGGCCGAAACCGGTCGACGCGGCGGGCTCGGTGTTCTTCTGATGCACAAGGCCAGTGATCGCGTGGATTACCGCCGGGACGGCGACCGCAATGTCCTGACGCTCTCCAAGGAGCTGCACCGGTCCAAGGCGCCGGCCGCTCCGTTTGGGAGGCTTCGCACCAGACGTCGATTGATCTGGATCGCCGGTGTTGCACTGACGGGGGTGATCTGTGCGGCGGCGTATCTGTCCTACCGACTGGCAGCCGGCGATCTCACCGTGCGCTTTTTCAGTCGCTGGGAGGAGTTTGCGCGCACCGCGGCGGCCTCGTCGGTTCAGCCCGTTCTCAACGAGCGTTCCGATGCCGAGCTCGATCAGTTGGCGGTCGGGATCGCCGTCCCGGAGACTTCGCTGGTCTACTTTGTCATCGTCGATGCCCAAGGCCAGATCCGCGCCGACGCCCATGCGCCGCAGCGGGTTCATGAGCCCTACGCGTTCCCGGATGGCGTGCCGCCGGGGCCGACGGGGCACTGGCCGGTACTCGTCGCCGGAGAGAAGCTCTATCACTTCACGGCGGATATGACGGTCGGCCGCCGCCATGTCGGTGCCGTTGTGCTCGGTGTGCCGCAAGCGGAACTGGGGCGACCACTGGGCGCTTTGCGGCTTCGGATCGTTATCGGCGCCCTTGTCGCATTCGGGATTGGAGGAGTCGTGTTGGGTGGCATCATGATCGGAGTCCGCCGGCCGTTGCGACGCTTACGAGATCTGTTGGGGGCGGCGAAATCGCAGGGGGCGCAATTGTCCGCCGCTTCCCCCGCCGACGAGATTGCGGATGTCGTGGCGGCGGTGAACGAGGTGACCGCGGCGGCGGCGCGTTCGGAACGGCAGTCGGCGGAGCGAGACTGGGCTCGGCGCGAAATGGAGCAGGCCGAACAATTGCAGCGCACTCTGTTGCCTGTATGCCTGCCGGACATCCCCGGGTATCAGGCCGATGCCGCCTACCGAATGGCCCGCCATGTGGGGGGCGACTACTATGACATCCTGCCGCTCAACGACGATGAATCGCTCTGGATGCTGCTGGTCGCCGATGTGGCGGGGAAGGGGTTCCCCGCTGCCTTGATGATGATGGCGGTCCGGACAGCCATCCGTCTGTTGGCGCCGGGCCGTAAAGACCCGGCAGATATTCTCGCTGCTCTCGACCGGTATCTCAGCCGCCACCACGGCGGCGGACCGTTTGTCACTGCCATCTGCTGTGTCCTCGACACAGAACGGCATATGCTCTCCATCGCCTCGGCCGGCCACACCCCCCTTCTGCTCCGCTCTCA
This genomic window contains:
- a CDS encoding SpoIIE family protein phosphatase, with amino-acid sequence MTEHFAAFPAALDVLDDIREFVRAALWETPLDRQAASGLLLAVEEAVTNVIRHGYLFGPGRIHIRIRHTPHAVQIQMTDTGRPYEAGGRPETDLHALAETGRRGGLGVLLMHKASDRVDYRRDGDRNVLTLSKELHRSKAPAAPFGRLRTRRRLIWIAGVALTGVICAAAYLSYRLAAGDLTVRFFSRWEEFARTAAASSVQPVLNERSDAELDQLAVGIAVPETSLVYFVIVDAQGQIRADAHAPQRVHEPYAFPDGVPPGPTGHWPVLVAGEKLYHFTADMTVGRRHVGAVVLGVPQAELGRPLGALRLRIVIGALVAFGIGGVVLGGIMIGVRRPLRRLRDLLGAAKSQGAQLSAASPADEIADVVAAVNEVTAAAARSERQSAERDWARREMEQAEQLQRTLLPVCLPDIPGYQADAAYRMARHVGGDYYDILPLNDDESLWMLLVADVAGKGFPAALMMMAVRTAIRLLAPGRKDPADILAALDRYLSRHHGGGPFVTAICCVLDTERHMLSIASAGHTPLLLRSHSGKSVCRINPRGRPVGLGHTFAADDADGMRHCQSIELSIGDTVLMYTDGLSESYGRDGSALGLDRLVALVETTTGDARQTLDAILTDLGDSTQGAPVGDDITILVLRRSPETSEEPHTPGRQDAVGDSVGWPDPKHGVDSESGQVDRDQETVGIA